A stretch of Mya arenaria isolate MELC-2E11 chromosome 14, ASM2691426v1 DNA encodes these proteins:
- the LOC128216910 gene encoding uncharacterized protein LOC128216910 → MAHVTDGLSSSENEDRMALVKRSILPVKREGCFPFSSIFHVFPSCFRSIQCAFRWIGTLGLDQRDICGRCIDLQDRLEEGHPRENHDQLQILQERYDQLDETTERQLVSLQSKYDSLYEHYIALQKHSDYLTSKMAEVSANSGDLECLNDPFANTKLANEFDNNIRNNLWIDLCENIVDEKGDHSEVEVLRKLSNMMQSIHGMCYDKADNHIREFLFLDPGDDLPFLKNNLGVYSTRKNIAHNETVTNKIKLEIRSSLQQTEDYQELVRDTSCEATTSLQEFVEKFALYCWLMTVATPRMVLRFDAVGRPYDDIKDRYVEYATQDEVEDEVQPVGTVKCVAWPSVELQDFANIWKKGEVVVTKS, encoded by the exons ATGGCTCATGTGACTGATGGGTTGAG TTCGAGTGAAAACGAGGATCGGATGGCCCTTGTTAAAAGATCGATATTACCAGTGAAAAGAGAGGGATGTTTTCCTTTCAGTAGCATCTTCCACGTGTTCCCTAGTTGTTTCCGATCCATTCAATGTGCGTTCAG ATGGATTGGAACACTAGGACTAGATCAGAGGGACATATGTGGAAGATGCATTGACTTACAA GATCGTCTAGAAGAAGGACATCCACGAGAAAATCATGACCAACTTCAGATTTTGCAGGAAAGATATGACCAACTTGATGAGACAACGGAGAGACAGTTGGTATCGCTACAATCAAAATACGATAGCTTGTATGAACACTACATTGCTTTACAGAAACA TTCTGACTACCTGACGAGCAAAATGGCCGAAGTGTCCGCCAACAGTGGAGATCTAGAATGCTTGAATGATCCCTTTGCCAACACAAAACTGGCTAATGAATTTGACAACAACATTAGAAACAACCTTTGGATAGATCTATGTGAGAATATCGTGGATGAAAAGGGTGATCACTCTGAAGTAGAAGTGCTCAGAAAACTTTCAAACATGATGCAG AGTATTCATGGGATGTGTTATGACAAGGCCGATAACCATATTAGAGAGTTCCTCTTCCTTGACCCTGGTGATGATCTTCCCTTTTTGAAGAAT AACCTTGGCGTTTATTCGACAAGGAAGAACATTGCACATAATGAGACAgttacaaacaaaatcaaactg GAAATAAGGTCCTCCCTTCAACAAACAGAAGATTATCAGGAGTTGGTCAGAGACACCTCATGCGAAGCTACCACGTCGTTACAGGAATTCGTCGAGAAGTTCGCCTTATATTGTTGGCTCATGACAGTGGCAACCCCTCGAATGGTGCTGAGATTTGATGCTGTGGGCAGACCCTATGATGACATCAAAGACCGTTATGTAGAGTATGCTACCCAAGATGAAGTTGAAGATGAGGTTCAGCCTGTTGGAACAGTGAAATGCGTTGCATGGCCATCAGTTGAATTGCAGGATTTTGCCAATATTTGGAAGAAAGGGGAAGTGGTTGTGACGAAATCTtaa